In Macadamia integrifolia cultivar HAES 741 chromosome 1, SCU_Mint_v3, whole genome shotgun sequence, a single window of DNA contains:
- the LOC122072586 gene encoding wall-associated receptor kinase 2-like, which produces MILHSRVYATQCFTSTGTETIGESYMMDMQGSPFTFSATRNKFIAIGCDTIAQMSDPLYDNFMSGCTSKCGDMGNVRNGSCSGIGCCETSIPFNLKFFMLTLGSMANHTENWESNPCSYAFLADQDWFTFKYSDLSAGSFVNSTIPLVMDWVIGNQSCEVAVRDTHSYACGPNSNCSNSINGAGYQCFCKDGFEGNPYVPQGCQDINECEKGYNNSCYESAICTNTYGSYNCSCPHGYNGDGQVNGTHCTRDPKSTPLMSIIVGTGLSIIFLLVCIYFFYWGIKRRRDIKLREKFFQQNGGLLLQQQIASNQGVAEIAKIFTIKELKMATNNFHESRILGKGGHGTVYQGILSDGKVVATKISNIMDEGQIIEFINEVDILSQINHRNVVRLLGCCLETEVPMLVYEFISNGTLFERIHDRNAAYISWGTRLRVATETAGALAYLHSAHSTPILHRDIKSANILLDDDFTAKIADFGASRLVPLEQTQMTTLVQGTLGYLDPECLHTGLLTEKSDVYSFGVVLAELLTGKMSLILEGSGERKALAMYFVSSMENNNLLQILDVRIVSERNREELLVVAELARICLNVKGKDRPTMKEVAIELERTWSQHKSDEPSTSFNINATAQENLRDSSTINASCQESLGASGFLSLQIGR; this is translated from the exons ATGATACTCCATAGTAGAGTTTATGCTACTCAGTGTTTCACCTCAACTGGAACAGAAACAATTGGAGAAAGCTACATGATGGATATGCAAGGTTCACCTTTCACCTTCTCAGCTACCAGAAACAAGTTTATAGCAATTGGATGCGACACCATTGCACAAATGAGTGACCCTCTATATGACAATTTCATGAGTGGGTGCACCTCCAAGTGTGGTGATATGGGGAATGTGAGGAATGGGTCTTGCTCTGGAATTGGTTGTTGCGAGACTTCAATCCCTTTCAACCTCAAATTTTTCATGCTGACCCTTGGGAGTATGGCTAACCACACAGAGAATTGGGAGTCCAATCCTTGCAGCTACGCTTTCTTGGCTGATCAAGACTGGTTCACTTTCAAATATTCTGATCTCTCGGCTGGTAGCTTTGTCAATTCAACTATTCCGTTAGTTATGGATTGGGTGATTGGGAATCAATCTTGCGAAGTAGCAGTTCGAGACACACATTCTTATGCTTGTGGTCCAAATAGCAATTGCTCTAATTCCATTAATGGTGCTGGCTATCAATGTTTCTGCAAAGATGGTTTTGAAGGGAACCCTTATGTCCCTCAAGGATGCCAAG ATATTAACGAATGTGAGAAGGGATACAATAATTCTTGCTATGAGAGTGCTATTTGCACCAACACTTATGGGAGTTACAACTGCTCTTGTCCACATGGTTACAATGGCGATGGCCAGGTAAATGGGACACACTGTACCCGTGATCCGAAATCTACTCCATTGATGAGCATTATTGTag GTACTGGTCTAAGCATTATATTTCTACTTGTctgcatttattttttctattggggaatcaagagaagaagagatatcAAACTCAGAGAAAAATTCTTTCAACAAAATGGAGGCTTGCTATTGCAACAACAAATAGCTTCAAATCAAGGTGTTGCTGAAATTGCCAAGATTTTTACCATAAAAGAGCTAAAAATGGCAACCAACAACTTCCATGAGAGTAGAATACTTGGCAAAGGAGGGCATGGTACAGTTTACCAAGGAATATTATCTGATGGCAAAGTAGTGGCAACCAAGATATCCAATATAATGGATGAAGGGCAGATTATAGAGTTCATAAATGAGGTGGATATACTTTCTCAAATCAATCATAGAAATGTGGTAAGACTCTTAGGATGTTGTTTAGAAACAGAGGTTCCAATGTTAGTCTACGAGTTCATCTCCAATGGAACCCTCTTCGAACGTATCCATGATAGAAATGCAGCTTATATTTCATGGGGTACCCGTTTAAGAGTTGCCACTGAAACAGCTGGAGCACTAGCTTATTTGCATTCTGCTCATTCAACACCCATCCTTCATAGGGATATCAAGTCTGCCAATATACTACTAGATGATGATTTCACCGCGAAAATAGCTGATTTCGGGGCTTCAAGATTGGTTCCTTTGGAGCAAACTCAAATGACAACATTAGTACAAGGGACATTAGGGTATTTAGACCCAGAATGTTTACATACAGGTCTACTGACTGAGAAAAGCGATGTTTATAGCTTTGGTGTTGTTCTTGCTGAGCTCTTAACTGGGAAAATGTCACTTATACTTGAAGGATCTGGGGAACGTAAAGCCCTAGCAATGTACTTTGTTTCTTCAATGGAGAACAATAACCTTCTTCAAATTCTTGATGTTCGGATAGTAAGtgagagaaatagagaggaaCTTTTGGTGGTTGCTGAGCTTGCAAGAATATGCCTAAATGTTAAAGGGAAAGATAGGCCAACAATGAAAGAAGTTGCAATAGAGCTCGAGCGCACATGGTCCCAACATAAATCTGATGAGCCATCGACAAGTTTTAATATCAATGCAACAGCTCAAGAGAATTTGAGGGACAGTTCTACTATCAATGCAAGTTGTCAAGAGAGCTTGGGGGCCAGTGGTTTCCTATCATTGCAAATTGGTCGTTGA